One Mus musculus strain C57BL/6J chromosome 2, GRCm38.p6 C57BL/6J genomic window, GATTAGAGTGGggacaattttattttatatttccagTAAAtggtttaaattttatatttagaaaatatgaaTGATACAGTTTGTGTGATACCTTAAAAAATTCACATTAAgtaaaaaggaatttttaaaacttttgttaAATATTCTTTAATGTGTACAAGTATTTGACAAGCAAATGTAAATTCCAGATCAGACTAtattgaagttacaggcagttgtgagttgccatgtgggtgctgggaataaaacctgCATCATTTGTAAGAACAaccagtgtttttaactgctgagccaactctccagcccaatgAAAAGATTGTCAGGATATGTGATGAATGatatcagaaatttaaaaaaaaatctgttggtTTGTGTGCCATAAGTGGTTTCTAATAGTTACAAGGCCTCTGCTGTCTGGAACATAGTTCAGAGTATACCCTGATCTGTAGACAGAGGCAAGTTAACATTAATTTTGAAAGCATTCTAGAAAACCTATACAGCCATAATACATTTGGTCTAATATCACTGACAGTAAAATTTGTAATCTGCAGTACTTTTATAGTAGATGAAGTATATCAGGTAGGTAAAATTATTCAGGGTGACTCTATATTAGAATAAAAGCCTCTCACACTAGAGGAAAAGTGAAAACCCACACTGACTGAATCTACTTCACAGATGAACCATCAACAAAAACCACAAGAAGGAAATCTAACCAATCTGAAGGAATTTGTTCTTCTTGGATTTTCAGATGTTCCTGATCTCCAGTGGGTTCTATTTGGACTATTGATTGCTATGTATTGTTTCATCCTATTAGGCAATGGCACCATTGTACTAATCACAAACGTAGACTCTGCTCTTCAGACCCCTATGTACTTTTTTCTTGGTAACTTTTCCTTTTTAGAGATATGTTATGTATCAATTACTCTTCCAAGAATGGTCTTCAACCTTGGAACACAAAGAAGGACCATCTCTTTCATTGCCTGTGCTACACAAATGTGCTGCATTCTTATCCTGGGAGCCACAGAATGCTTCTTGCTGGCTGTGATGGCCTATGACCGTTATGTTGCTATCTGTAACCCCCTGCATTATCCTCTAGTTATGAACCAAAAGGTGTGTTCACAACTGGTGATTGGCTCCTGGATAAGTGGAATCCCAATTCAGATAGGGCAGACATCACATATCTTTTCTCTGTCATTTTGTGGTTCCAACCAGATCAACCACTTCTTCTGTGACATTCCCCCAATACTTCACCTGGCCTGTGGAGACATCTTTATCAATGAGATGATGGTTTTCCTAGGTGCTTTCTTATTTGTCTTGTTTCCATTCCTGTTAATAGTATTTTCCTATAGCAAAATCATTTTTACAGTCTTAAAGCTATCATCAACCAAAAGTCGAGCCAAAGCCTTCTCTACTTGTTCTTCTCATCTTGCAGTAGTGATATTATTCTTTGGATCAGGTATGATTACATATTTTAGATCCAATAGTAGTCATTCAGGTGAGACAGATaaagttctttctcttttctatacCGTTGTGACTCCTATGTTTAATCCCATGGTATACAGTCTAAGAAACAAGGATGTCACAATAGCACTGAGAAAATTCTTATGCAAACAATTTGTGAAAATATAatatgagccgggcgtggtggcgcacgcctttaatcccagcactcgggaggcagaggcaggcggatttctgagttcgaggccagcttggtctacagagtgagttccaggacagccagagctaaaagagaaaccctgtctcgaaaaaccaaaaaaaaaaaaaaagaaagaaaatataatatgaaTTATATTAGAGGTATACCTTTGTATGTGTCTAAGTTTGCAGAAATATCTATCTTCAATTATGTATCTTACCCATTTCTATATGTGATTACacgaaaataaaatttatttgtgaTATTGAGAGACACATATCTCTTAGTTATGTTAAGTAATATATATTACCAAGttaaaaatacttcatttttacatatatatttattgtgaAACAtcattctcaaaacaaaatatatgatACAGTTGACTTTATTTTAACACATATTCTTAAATACTAACtactaaaaattatatataattcatttcCACATTCAGTTAGAATGATTTTATCACATAATAAAATTGGTTTCAATTGGATCTCTTGTGTCTCTAAGGTTATTTCGTGTATAAAGGCCCTTGCTGTCAAATCTCATAACTTGTATCTTATCCCAGAACCAACAATATGACAGAAGAGAACCTACCCCTTCAAGTAGTCCTCTGATCTTCAGACAAGTGCTAGAGGATACATTTTCTCACAaatgcacccatacacacaaaaacacacatacacagaggcaggggatacaaacacacatatacacagtgttTCAGAaaaagttccatgaggtgctgtgaggaaggtttttttgtttggttggttgtttggttgttgttgttgttttttttttttttttctttttttctttttttttttttttttttttttttggtgttttggtgtttttgtaaaatgttctgtaattaTAATTTAAGTATACTTGGTTTATGATGTCATTTGGTTCCAGCATTTCCCTATTTAAGTTTTGTCAGTATGATCTGCATCTTGGAAAGTAAGGAGAATTGAGATCATTGCTCTCACTGTTATAAGGTCATTATGTGATTGTAGCTGTAGAAGTGAATCTCAGTGACCTGTTTTGCTTGCATACATGGTTAGAGATGGGATATATTTTTTGTGGATTTCTCTTTGTTTAACATATGTTATATAGTGTATAATTCCcgattaattttggtttgaagtctattcgTCAAATATTAAAATGATTACATGAGTTTGTTTCTTGTGTCCATTGTTACATATGGCTTAAATAAAAGCAATTAGTAAATCTTCATTTGTTGTAAATGAAGATATCATTAACCatcattttaagtatttttatttgaaattagaCTACCTTTACACCATGTTCCCTCCTATGTCCTcgcttctttcctctctccacccATTCCTATATATGCCTGTTATTCTAATTCATAACTTCTATTTCTCATCACATACACTcataacatatacatgtatatcatatatgtatacatatgtgcaaaTTGTTCAGTTCATATAAACTTACTTGTACAATTATGGAACTCTCCATGTGGTATTGGACAATAATGTGATTACCATTCATCTGAGGAGACTACTTCTCATGCTTTTAGCATGCGTTAGTTTCCTCTTTGTCTACGCATAAAGCGCCATGAGGTTGTCCCCTTATATGTTACCTTGTCTATTTGCATGTCTTTGTTTACCCTGTCATTTTTCTTAGACTCTGTGGGTATATTTCTGATTTTTAGTGGACATTTTAatgatatttccatcttcttattTATACAGTTAAACCTGAATTTTTAGTATTTTGTTATTACCTAAGATATACTTTGCATTGTGGTGAAGTAAATTCAGACACATGGTGACTTATCAATGAGATTTATGTATCCGACATATGGTGAAACTTGTATGTGCTTTGAAAAGGTTTTGTCAGTCCAGGAAATCAGCCAGTTCGAAACCTATTTATTCATAGATTCCTAAGTTAGACTAGAGAACACAATGTGTTACTGCTTTTCTGAATAAAGACAGCAGAAATATGGGTGAGTTGCCCAAATACCAAGTGTTACAAAGTCTACCGTGGGTGACATCAAagtgaaaaatgaataaatcaataaTTTCAGACAGAGCAGTACCTGGTACTACTAAAATGTAGTACAATGGTTAACAGCATGAAGCAAATAAAACTAGAACAAAACTCAGTCTGAAGATATCCAGAGACCTTCTAGCTCCAGCTTGCACAGGAAAGGAAGGCTAAGATGAGTAGGAATGTGGTGGAGAGATGTGTCCCgcgctattgtctcgccagcaagaacgcacaAGGGACACCAGGATCCTTCCGCAGCAAAGCGTTTATTGCATCTTGAAGAGGAAGACGCAGAGCCCCAAAAGGACGCTGTTTTTCACCCGATTGACTGCTTGCTCATTACCTCATGCTTACACCCCGGTATGGGCTGTGACTTGGCGGGAACATActcttgcacatgcgcacacagctTGTTTCCTGAAAAAAGGTCGAGCTGGCACAGCGGAAGCTGGTGCCATCTTGTGATGGTGAATGTTATCGCGGCTCTCcacagagatgggagagaaaggtgAGAGAAATGGTTTCTGCATCATGAAGAGGGGTTGTGAGGACAATGTGCTACCATTTGAGGCCATACTGATATACTCCGATGCTGCTGCGAAAGGCCACATCTGGGTCCTTAACCCTGCTATTGCAGGGGGCTATGGCATTTTCCATGGCCCATGTTACCATCAAAGAACATGTGGATATCTATGGTCTGGGCTGCAACCTGGGTCCATTTtgatatcaaatggctgagataaGCTAGCCCTGACACCTCTCCCTGCTTAGGAATGTGGGAGAGATAACTTTGCCCTTTACAGGCTGCCAGAGGCAGCACAAATGTCTGGCTCCTCACCTAGGCAGCAGGGGAGAGAAGGGTCCTGTGATTTGAAGGTGGTAGagctaaaatcagggaatagacaaggctgtccactctctccttacctGTTAAATATagcaattagagaacaaaaggaggtAGAAGGGttgcaaattggaaaagaagaagtcaaaatatcactatttatagCTTATtggatagtatacttaagtaacAACAAATttcaaccagagaacttctaaacctgaaaaacaatttcagcaaagtagctggatatataatcaactcaaacaaatcagtggccttcctttacacaaatgataaacaggctgagaaagaaattagggaaacaacaaccttcacaatagtcacaaataatataaaataccttgctgtgactcaaacaaagcaagtgaaacatctttatgataagaacttcaagtctctgaagaaagaaatcaaagaagatctaagaagatggaaagatctcccatatcatggattggcaagattaatatagtaaaaatggtcatcttgtggaaagtaatctacagattctatgcaatctccatcaaaatttcaactcaattcttcatagatttagaaagagtcatttccaaattcatctgtaataacagaAAACCCAACATAGCAAAAACatttctcaacaacaacaaaaaaaagaacttctgcttgaatcaccattcctgacctcaaactgtactacagagcaaatgtgataaaagaaaaaaaaaaatgcatggcattggtacagtgacaagcaggaaaattaatggaatagaattgaagacacagaaataaacccacacaactatggtcacttgatctttgacaaaggtgctaaaaccaCTGAGTGAAAAAAAGTGTTTTCAACAACTGATACTGGCTCAagtagtggttatcatgtagaagaatgcaaatcgttggattctcatctccttgtacaaatctcaagtcacGACATctacataaaagcaga contains:
- the Olfr1124 gene encoding olfactory receptor 1124, which gives rise to MNHQQKPQEGNLTNLKEFVLLGFSDVPDLQWVLFGLLIAMYCFILLGNGTIVLITNVDSALQTPMYFFLGNFSFLEICYVSITLPRMVFNLGTQRRTISFIACATQMCCILILGATECFLLAVMAYDRYVAICNPLHYPLVMNQKVCSQLVIGSWISGIPIQIGQTSHIFSLSFCGSNQINHFFCDIPPILHLACGDIFINEMMVFLGAFLFVLFPFLLIVFSYSKIIFTVLKLSSTKSRAKAFSTCSSHLAVVILFFGSGMITYFRSNSSHSGETDKVLSLFYTVVTPMFNPMVYSLRNKDVTIALRKFLCKQFVKI